From the Alkalibacter rhizosphaerae genome, one window contains:
- a CDS encoding radical SAM protein yields MSLLRIFDQNGFVSSFETTNGDYFRSGILNAHGEDTGVDPFMASFPHLLDIGIMGHCTHGLEGRCQQAGTQCYQMGASVKQPNMTLEDYSKIIQQCRGKVYQVALGGRGDPDMHESFHEILSLTREADIVPNLTTSGYGLTSDNADAIAAYCGAAAVSYYKTTYMERAIDMLASRGVTTNLHFVLGNNSIDEAIRMLSTNTIPPGIDRVVFLLHKPVGYGTLERVLQKNDPRVPQFFHLLTQPDIASKTGFDSCCVPGIVTFAKDVSPETFDSCESGRFSAYIGPDLVMRPCSFDQTGSYDVDLKQHGIQEGWFGQAFDSFRRHAMTACPDCTDRSMCMGGCPICPEINLCHNIKPDIRRSAQ; encoded by the coding sequence ATGAGTCTTCTTAGGATTTTTGATCAAAATGGGTTTGTTTCTTCATTTGAAACAACCAACGGCGATTATTTTCGAAGTGGAATATTGAATGCTCATGGAGAAGACACTGGCGTTGATCCCTTTATGGCTTCCTTTCCCCATTTACTGGACATCGGGATCATGGGTCATTGCACCCATGGACTGGAAGGCCGCTGTCAGCAAGCCGGAACCCAATGCTATCAAATGGGTGCCAGCGTAAAACAACCGAACATGACCCTGGAAGACTACAGCAAGATCATCCAACAATGTCGGGGCAAAGTCTACCAAGTTGCGCTTGGAGGACGGGGGGATCCGGACATGCATGAATCGTTTCATGAGATCTTGTCCCTGACCCGGGAAGCGGATATCGTCCCCAACCTTACTACATCCGGCTATGGACTGACATCCGACAACGCTGATGCCATTGCCGCCTATTGCGGCGCAGCTGCCGTCAGCTACTATAAAACAACCTACATGGAAAGAGCAATCGATATGCTGGCTTCTAGAGGGGTAACGACCAATCTTCATTTTGTCCTGGGCAACAACAGCATTGACGAGGCCATCCGCATGCTCTCCACAAACACCATCCCTCCAGGCATTGACCGGGTGGTATTTTTGCTGCATAAACCGGTGGGCTATGGCACCCTGGAACGAGTCTTGCAAAAGAATGATCCCAGGGTCCCGCAATTCTTTCATTTGCTGACCCAGCCTGACATTGCTTCCAAAACCGGCTTTGATTCCTGCTGTGTTCCAGGGATCGTTACTTTTGCCAAGGATGTTTCTCCGGAAACTTTTGATTCCTGTGAATCTGGAAGATTTTCCGCCTACATTGGTCCGGACCTTGTCATGCGTCCCTGCAGCTTCGATCAAACAGGATCCTATGATGTGGATTTGAAACAACATGGCATCCAAGAAGGATGGTTCGGCCAGGCCTTTGATTCCTTCCGCCGACATGCCATGACTGCCTGCCCCGATTGCACCGATCGTAGCATGTGCATGGGTGGATGTCCCATATGCCCGGAAATCAATCTATGCCATAACATAAAACCTGATATAAGGAGGTCCGCACAGTGA
- a CDS encoding GTP-binding protein, which produces MKIIILGGFLGSGKTSVMLQIAKHIIGDDPVDSSQVVIIENEIGEISVDGKMFASGGYEVANMFSGCVCCTMSGELVVGLYNVIRDFHPQFILLEGTGVAYPDNIRTTILESMPDMPIQVTCVVDSKRWMRLVRPMEMLLKDQLTNADVILLNKTDAIEADVLNEVETSVRTFNDRATFYAVSANQTIPASVLEEITGITREVE; this is translated from the coding sequence ATGAAAATCATTATCCTGGGAGGTTTCCTGGGTTCCGGAAAAACCAGCGTCATGCTGCAAATAGCAAAACACATCATTGGAGACGATCCTGTTGATTCCTCTCAAGTGGTCATTATTGAAAACGAGATCGGAGAGATCAGCGTGGACGGAAAGATGTTTGCATCCGGCGGATACGAAGTAGCCAACATGTTCTCAGGATGTGTGTGCTGCACCATGTCCGGAGAACTGGTAGTCGGGCTTTATAACGTCATACGAGATTTCCATCCCCAATTCATCTTGTTGGAAGGGACCGGCGTCGCCTATCCGGATAACATCCGAACCACCATCTTGGAGTCCATGCCGGACATGCCCATCCAGGTAACATGTGTTGTAGATTCCAAACGATGGATGAGACTGGTCCGTCCCATGGAAATGCTGTTGAAAGACCAGCTGACCAACGCAGATGTCATCCTCTTGAACAAAACCGATGCCATTGAAGCCGATGTATTAAACGAGGTGGAAACCTCCGTACGGACCTTCAACGATAGGGCGACCTTTTATGCCGTCAGTGCCAACCAGACCATTCCTGCAAGTGTTTTAGAAGAGATCACCGGTATCACCAGGGAGGTGGAATAA
- a CDS encoding uroporphyrinogen decarboxylase family protein produces the protein MSAHLTPKENFLRVAKGETPEWVPVSPFGGPGMEPLMSMADPKILGSFRGPGGGVDPWGVTFVTGDDIDFAALPKPNDFILTDVTKWRDVIKAPDYTGFDWEAAAREDRAKYVKDPDQTAFVIAGYADLFQQFIGFMGFTEGLCAIYEETEEVEELLDYMLEHSLYITKNVLQYYKPEGYYLLDDTASKLQPFISPRLFEEIFVPRYKQCLDLVREENVPIFYHNCGRCEDLIPSMVDIGVNVWDPAQIENDLVAIKNKYGKKLAINGGFEYRMPITWPNVDEEEVRQQVRDTFDRLAGDGGFIFSGGVTSLDYFDPDVQRVGGWIRDEAKKLSKVVYK, from the coding sequence ATGTCAGCACACTTAACACCTAAAGAGAACTTTTTGAGAGTAGCCAAAGGAGAAACCCCGGAATGGGTCCCCGTATCCCCTTTTGGCGGACCTGGTATGGAACCTTTGATGTCTATGGCAGACCCAAAGATCCTTGGAAGTTTCCGAGGGCCGGGCGGCGGTGTAGATCCATGGGGTGTCACATTTGTTACCGGCGACGACATCGATTTTGCAGCATTGCCGAAACCCAATGATTTTATTCTTACAGATGTAACCAAGTGGAGAGATGTCATAAAGGCACCGGACTACACCGGTTTTGATTGGGAAGCCGCTGCAAGGGAAGACCGGGCAAAATACGTGAAAGATCCGGATCAAACCGCATTCGTTATTGCCGGTTATGCCGACTTGTTCCAACAGTTTATCGGTTTCATGGGCTTTACGGAAGGCCTGTGCGCCATCTATGAAGAAACGGAAGAAGTGGAAGAACTGCTGGATTATATGCTGGAGCACTCCTTATATATTACAAAAAATGTGTTGCAATACTACAAACCGGAAGGCTATTATCTGCTGGATGATACCGCATCCAAACTGCAGCCTTTCATCTCTCCAAGACTCTTTGAGGAGATCTTTGTTCCGCGCTACAAGCAGTGTTTGGATCTGGTGCGGGAAGAAAATGTGCCCATTTTCTACCACAACTGCGGCCGTTGCGAAGATTTGATCCCTTCCATGGTGGATATCGGCGTCAATGTCTGGGATCCGGCTCAGATCGAAAACGATTTGGTTGCCATAAAGAATAAGTATGGGAAAAAATTGGCCATCAACGGCGGATTCGAGTACCGCATGCCGATTACATGGCCCAACGTGGACGAGGAAGAAGTCCGTCAACAAGTAAGAGACACCTTTGATAGACTGGCTGGAGACGGCGGATTCATTTTCAGCGGCGGCGTTACTTCCCTGGATTATTTTGATCCGGACGTTCAACGGGTCGGCGGTTGGATCCGCGATGAAGCTAAGAAATTGAGCAAAGTCGTATACAAATAA
- a CDS encoding GGDEF domain-containing protein: MTRRQEKPQHKTNWVLFAILGFMIVLLFLDRCCSETNLRLGQSSYFEQNEGWKVATEDSQWEEVTLPHQLEASVGERYYSSFTFSEENTAGSMMRIRASMQDVFVYLDGQLIFKSIKPENDLYEIPNASLWHFVNLPEDLDGKTLTMEWVAREEAFAGWINEVAFGEGDSLLYNLLETQISGIFLTLLLLIFGIIAIFAAFFMKNYRENQFLYLGLFALSTSVWVFSEAKLMQLITGNWFFVGGISYIMLALMPGFFLMFLKNGVLRRYQKYALAMALFFFAECGVNLLLQVTGVASLFTTIKVNNALMAAGALAVAGMLIWEGFKYKNADAKKILSYFSVFMIVVLLEVVQFFIGRYEYISAYSRLAVVMFFVMLGRDSLLNFNELVSKEKERIVLQKIAYMDILTGGKNRTAFERDAEQMVAENPDQNFRLVFLDINNLKAINDTFGHAQGDRLIKTCHQLLESSFGSYGEIYRLGGDEFACLMQQTEEELYQEHLTALQEQLKGLKDWQPYSVEVAIGSDIYWADKNEGFRDFYHRVDQLMYKDKRKLKGSLGGGK, translated from the coding sequence ATGACTCGTCGACAAGAAAAACCACAGCACAAAACAAACTGGGTGCTCTTTGCCATTTTGGGATTTATGATCGTTTTGCTTTTTTTGGATCGTTGCTGTTCGGAAACAAACCTGCGGCTGGGCCAAAGCTCCTATTTTGAACAAAACGAAGGATGGAAGGTGGCGACGGAAGACTCCCAGTGGGAGGAAGTAACACTGCCTCACCAATTGGAAGCTTCTGTTGGAGAGAGATATTACTCCAGCTTTACTTTCTCGGAAGAAAACACTGCTGGGTCCATGATGCGGATACGGGCCTCCATGCAGGACGTTTTTGTATATCTGGACGGTCAGTTGATTTTTAAGAGCATCAAGCCGGAAAATGATCTCTATGAGATCCCCAATGCCAGCTTGTGGCATTTCGTCAACTTGCCGGAAGATCTGGACGGAAAAACCTTGACCATGGAGTGGGTGGCAAGGGAAGAAGCCTTTGCAGGTTGGATCAACGAGGTGGCCTTTGGAGAAGGGGACAGCCTTCTTTATAATTTGTTGGAAACACAGATATCCGGGATCTTTCTAACGTTACTGTTGTTGATCTTTGGGATCATTGCCATCTTTGCTGCATTTTTCATGAAAAACTATCGGGAGAACCAGTTTCTATACCTGGGATTGTTTGCACTGAGTACCAGTGTTTGGGTTTTCTCTGAAGCCAAGCTGATGCAGTTGATCACGGGAAACTGGTTCTTTGTCGGTGGGATCAGCTATATCATGCTGGCTTTGATGCCCGGATTTTTTCTCATGTTTTTAAAAAATGGAGTCTTGCGGCGTTATCAAAAATATGCCCTGGCCATGGCCCTCTTCTTCTTTGCAGAATGCGGAGTAAATTTGCTTCTCCAGGTGACGGGTGTAGCCAGTTTGTTTACGACCATCAAGGTAAACAACGCCCTGATGGCAGCAGGGGCCCTGGCGGTGGCGGGAATGCTGATTTGGGAAGGCTTCAAATATAAGAACGCCGATGCCAAAAAGATCTTGTCCTATTTCTCCGTGTTCATGATCGTTGTTTTGCTGGAAGTCGTCCAATTTTTCATTGGTCGCTATGAATACATATCGGCCTACAGTCGATTGGCGGTGGTGATGTTTTTCGTCATGTTGGGAAGGGACTCCCTCTTGAACTTCAACGAACTGGTGAGCAAGGAAAAAGAGCGGATCGTATTGCAGAAGATCGCCTATATGGATATCCTTACCGGCGGTAAAAATAGAACCGCATTTGAAAGAGACGCAGAACAAATGGTGGCGGAAAATCCGGACCAGAATTTCCGGCTGGTGTTTTTGGACATCAATAATTTGAAGGCCATCAACGATACTTTTGGTCATGCCCAGGGAGACCGATTGATCAAAACCTGCCATCAATTGCTGGAAAGTTCATTTGGCAGTTATGGGGAGATCTATCGGCTTGGTGGGGATGAGTTTGCCTGCTTGATGCAGCAAACAGAGGAAGAATTGTACCAGGAGCATCTGACAGCATTACAGGAGCAATTGAAGGGATTGAAGGACTGGCAACCCTACTCGGTGGAAGTGGCCATAGGCAGCGATATCTACTGGGCTGACAAGAACGAAGGATTTCGGGATTTCTATCATCGGGTGGATCAGCTGATGTATAAAGACAAAAGAAAATTAAAAGGTTCATTAGGAGGAGGAAAATGA
- a CDS encoding prolyl-tRNA synthetase associated domain-containing protein, giving the protein MTESRQKVFDVLERLGIQVEWEEHPPVFTIDEMDDLGISGRGCVVKNLFLRDAKGKRHFLVVLAKDKQADLKGLQERIGCSKLSFASEDRLKKHLDLTKGAVTPLGVINNEDRTVEVILDGDLVGQNRLGVHPNDNMATLWIAYEDLLKLIKDHGNPVTILDEL; this is encoded by the coding sequence ATGACGGAAAGCAGACAGAAAGTTTTTGATGTACTGGAACGTTTGGGGATCCAGGTGGAATGGGAAGAACACCCCCCGGTATTTACCATAGATGAAATGGACGATCTTGGGATCAGTGGCCGGGGCTGTGTCGTTAAGAATCTTTTCTTGAGGGATGCTAAAGGGAAACGACATTTCCTCGTTGTTCTGGCCAAGGACAAGCAGGCGGATCTGAAAGGCTTGCAGGAAAGAATCGGATGCAGCAAGTTGAGTTTTGCTTCAGAAGACCGGTTGAAAAAGCACTTGGATTTGACCAAGGGAGCTGTGACGCCCCTTGGTGTCATAAATAATGAGGATCGGACCGTGGAAGTGATCCTGGATGGAGATCTGGTGGGGCAAAACAGATTGGGAGTCCATCCCAACGACAACATGGCCACTTTGTGGATCGCCTATGAGGATCTATTGAAACTCATCAAGGATCATGGCAATCCGGTGACCATATTGGATGAACTTTAA
- a CDS encoding (deoxy)nucleoside triphosphate pyrophosphohydrolase: MDVEVVAAILMEGGEVLCMQRKEGRYDYLSYKYEFPGGKLEPGESREEALERELMEEMELDVTITPGEFLTTVEHQYPDFRLVMHCYVHNMTDRTFHRKEHHSHQWVGVDRLETLDWAQADWPVVERLSRLLSGK, translated from the coding sequence ATGGACGTGGAAGTGGTTGCAGCTATCTTGATGGAAGGCGGAGAAGTTCTGTGCATGCAGCGAAAAGAGGGACGCTACGATTACCTGTCCTACAAATACGAGTTTCCCGGTGGGAAGCTGGAACCGGGCGAAAGCCGGGAAGAAGCCTTGGAACGAGAGCTGATGGAGGAGATGGAACTGGACGTGACAATAACTCCGGGCGAATTTTTGACCACCGTGGAACATCAGTATCCAGACTTCCGTTTGGTGATGCACTGCTATGTTCATAACATGACGGATCGGACTTTCCATCGGAAGGAACACCATTCCCACCAATGGGTGGGTGTTGATCGGTTGGAGACCTTGGACTGGGCCCAGGCAGACTGGCCGGTGGTGGAACGATTGAGTCGCTTACTATCGGGTAAATAA
- a CDS encoding NAD(P)H-dependent flavin oxidoreductase, with protein MSNRVCDILGIEYPVIQGAMAWTSMSPLVVAVSEAGGLGVLGSGFMPAHIIAAQVEEVRKATDKPFAANLFLDPGPQLEIGCQAIIDNKVPVAYVDTLNLLEYDMAKKYYDRLHAAGCKIVAKINCLSDALVAEKAGADVIIAKGVEGGGHCAKISGSVLLAEVTQNISSVPIVASGGIAIPIQAAACTVVGAEGVEMGTAFVATFECPVHENVKNAIVKAQDIDIISCGSCTGEPSWQINNNLAKRLVEIEETNTKVAAAPLFMEASEGSLRIASLEGEVEEAGAVLSGQVAGLIHSIRPVKELVADFCVEWEACLKQTYTLM; from the coding sequence ATGAGTAATCGAGTTTGTGACATTCTCGGAATTGAGTATCCCGTAATACAAGGAGCAATGGCATGGACGTCAATGTCTCCATTAGTAGTTGCCGTTTCGGAAGCTGGAGGACTTGGAGTTTTAGGTAGTGGTTTTATGCCGGCGCATATTATAGCAGCACAGGTAGAAGAAGTGAGGAAGGCAACCGATAAACCATTTGCAGCCAATTTATTCTTGGATCCTGGTCCTCAGCTGGAAATAGGATGTCAGGCGATCATTGATAACAAGGTTCCCGTAGCATATGTGGATACACTTAATCTATTGGAATATGATATGGCTAAAAAATATTATGACCGCCTGCACGCAGCAGGATGCAAAATAGTTGCTAAAATCAATTGCCTTTCCGATGCTTTGGTTGCAGAAAAAGCAGGAGCAGATGTCATTATTGCAAAGGGTGTTGAAGGTGGCGGACATTGCGCAAAAATCAGTGGAAGCGTTCTTCTGGCGGAAGTGACCCAAAATATTTCTTCGGTTCCCATCGTCGCTTCGGGAGGCATCGCGATCCCAATTCAAGCCGCAGCTTGCACGGTCGTTGGAGCGGAAGGTGTGGAAATGGGGACAGCGTTTGTCGCTACCTTTGAATGTCCTGTTCATGAAAATGTAAAGAATGCCATCGTTAAAGCGCAAGATATTGATATCATATCGTGTGGAAGTTGTACAGGCGAACCCAGCTGGCAGATCAATAACAATTTAGCAAAACGTCTGGTAGAAATTGAAGAAACCAATACAAAGGTTGCAGCAGCTCCATTATTTATGGAAGCATCGGAAGGATCTTTGAGAATAGCTTCTTTAGAAGGAGAGGTAGAAGAAGCCGGGGCGGTCTTGAGTGGACAGGTTGCCGGTCTCATCCATTCGATCCGCCCGGTAAAAGAACTGGTGGCAGATTTCTGTGTTGAATGGGAAGCATGCCTCAAACAAACATACACATTAATGTAA
- a CDS encoding pyruvate formate lyase family protein has translation MEEVKEAFKKQIEYFVKWHIMNISSFEYVAREVLPNPLVSATMEGCMESGMDVMHGGAKYNSTGDSGVGIGNVADSLNIINHCVFEKKICTAQEMYDAILNNWEGYEDLHRYILNEAPHYGNGLPESDRFATFAAKVFGDAVNSLTGPRGRCSAGLYPVTTNVMFGMITNATPDGRHKGEPLADGIAAPQQMDKNGPTGVISSVAAIDQENFPNGTLMNLKFHPSALAGEDGWKKLSQLMETYFNMGGMELQINVISTDTLKDAQKNPDKHKDLVVRVAGFSAYFVELHESGQNDLIRRTELAM, from the coding sequence ATGGAAGAAGTGAAGGAAGCCTTTAAAAAGCAGATCGAATACTTTGTGAAGTGGCACATCATGAACATCAGCTCCTTTGAATATGTGGCTAGAGAAGTACTTCCCAATCCATTGGTCTCCGCCACCATGGAAGGCTGCATGGAAAGCGGCATGGACGTCATGCACGGCGGTGCAAAGTACAACTCCACCGGTGATTCCGGCGTGGGCATCGGCAACGTGGCAGACAGCTTGAACATCATAAACCACTGCGTTTTCGAAAAGAAGATCTGTACTGCCCAAGAAATGTACGACGCCATTTTGAACAACTGGGAAGGATACGAGGACCTGCACCGATACATCCTGAATGAAGCACCACATTATGGCAACGGCCTTCCAGAATCGGATCGATTCGCCACCTTTGCAGCAAAAGTCTTTGGAGACGCCGTCAATTCCTTGACAGGTCCCCGTGGACGATGTAGCGCCGGCCTTTATCCCGTAACCACCAATGTCATGTTCGGCATGATCACCAACGCAACTCCAGATGGTAGACACAAAGGGGAACCTTTGGCCGACGGCATCGCCGCACCGCAGCAAATGGATAAAAACGGCCCCACAGGCGTCATCTCTTCCGTTGCCGCCATCGATCAGGAGAATTTCCCCAACGGAACTTTGATGAACTTGAAGTTCCACCCCTCCGCCCTGGCAGGAGAAGACGGGTGGAAAAAACTTTCCCAATTGATGGAGACCTACTTCAACATGGGAGGCATGGAATTGCAGATCAACGTCATCAGCACGGACACTTTGAAAGATGCCCAGAAGAATCCGGACAAACACAAAGACCTGGTGGTCCGTGTCGCCGGCTTCAGTGCCTACTTTGTGGAACTTCATGAATCCGGCCAGAACGACTTGATCCGACGAACCGAACTGGCCATGTAA
- a CDS encoding pyruvate formate lyase family protein, translating into MYTLKPITKRVSDMREKYRETNPEICTARYRLITEFYMENPDLTGILKRAKNLRNILENIPVRIDDNEVIVGAQSGTYRAAALYPENSVKWLKEEVENRFISTRPIDPYILAEDDRDYILSTIDFWMKECMSAKTDAMILDEYKDIAGNGVTQFGPSDQCQSPVGHFCTGYNTAIRKGFGAIKEEAEEKMKELIDQALPGKTIDQYNFYRSVSIVCDGIITLTKRYAALAEEKLAAETDPKRRKELEMMVDTLNWTVEKPARNFVDAVQCLFMYQTALCLDANMHGMSFGRVDQYLGDFYEADIQAGRITPEYAQEILDLFYLKVAEMNKPWSYGATQANPGYTSGQLMTMGGIKKDGTDASNDVTFMMLQSVGRLLLHDPPQALRIHKNTPLELWEAAIETTKLAGGVPSFENDEVIIPALMKRGLSLEDARNYTLIGCVEPAGCGTEWPACGGTGTESYMNMANALLLAINDGFTFVPMINAFFPAPPGTPTNGSVRPPDTSTRWNPWKK; encoded by the coding sequence ATGTACACCCTCAAACCCATCACCAAACGAGTCTCCGACATGCGGGAGAAGTATCGGGAAACCAATCCGGAGATCTGCACTGCCCGATATCGACTCATCACAGAATTCTACATGGAAAATCCGGATCTGACGGGCATATTGAAACGGGCAAAGAATTTGCGCAACATCCTGGAAAACATCCCCGTTCGCATCGATGACAACGAAGTCATTGTGGGCGCCCAATCCGGAACCTATCGAGCGGCAGCCCTGTATCCGGAAAACTCCGTCAAGTGGCTCAAGGAAGAAGTGGAAAACCGCTTCATCAGCACCCGCCCCATCGATCCATATATTCTGGCGGAAGACGACCGAGATTACATACTTTCCACCATCGATTTTTGGATGAAGGAATGCATGAGCGCTAAAACGGATGCCATGATCCTGGACGAATACAAAGACATCGCCGGCAACGGCGTTACCCAATTCGGACCTTCCGATCAATGCCAATCCCCGGTGGGCCACTTCTGCACCGGCTACAACACCGCCATTCGCAAGGGATTTGGCGCCATCAAGGAAGAAGCAGAAGAGAAAATGAAAGAACTGATCGATCAAGCCCTGCCCGGCAAAACCATCGACCAGTACAATTTTTACCGGTCCGTTTCCATCGTTTGCGACGGGATCATCACCCTGACCAAGCGCTATGCCGCCTTGGCGGAAGAAAAATTGGCTGCGGAAACGGATCCGAAGCGCCGCAAAGAGCTGGAGATGATGGTGGATACCCTGAACTGGACCGTGGAAAAACCGGCCCGTAACTTTGTGGATGCGGTCCAATGCCTTTTCATGTACCAGACCGCTCTTTGTCTGGACGCCAACATGCACGGCATGAGCTTCGGCCGGGTCGACCAATACTTGGGCGATTTTTACGAAGCAGACATCCAGGCGGGACGCATCACACCGGAATATGCCCAGGAGATCCTGGATCTTTTCTACCTGAAAGTAGCAGAAATGAACAAGCCCTGGAGCTACGGCGCCACCCAGGCCAACCCGGGTTATACCAGCGGTCAGTTGATGACCATGGGCGGGATCAAGAAAGACGGCACCGACGCCAGCAATGATGTGACCTTCATGATGCTTCAATCCGTGGGACGTCTTCTTCTTCACGATCCACCCCAGGCGTTGCGGATCCATAAGAATACGCCGCTTGAACTGTGGGAAGCTGCCATCGAAACCACCAAACTGGCAGGCGGGGTCCCCTCGTTTGAAAACGACGAAGTCATCATTCCTGCACTGATGAAGCGGGGCCTCTCCTTGGAAGACGCCCGCAACTACACCCTCATCGGCTGTGTGGAACCGGCAGGATGCGGTACGGAGTGGCCGGCCTGTGGAGGGACCGGTACGGAAAGCTACATGAACATGGCCAATGCACTGCTACTGGCCATCAACGACGGCTTTACCTTTGTTCCCATGATCAACGCTTTCTTCCCCGCACCTCCGGGAACCCCAACAAACGGGTCGGTCCGGCCACCGGATACCTCTACGAGATGGAATCCATGGAAGAAGTGA
- a CDS encoding LysR family transcriptional regulator produces MQQIHEFMREMMVSCDTLLMKAQHEMDKERRDLLNFSQIKCFLAAAEYLSFTKAAKRLYLSQPVVSRQIAAMEEALGMELFYREKKSLRLTPAGTVMAEGLEQLAGDYQVLVEKANAAHQGFAGQLNIGMIEGQQVCPPYSDALTKFSRFHPDIRVFLSGHTMAELSRALAGGEIDVAFGASFNLEDEEGLEHLVVGKASTRLVIPKDHPLANKQNVRLSDFKEDTFLTLPEKESPYISRFAQYVGELGNFKPKTLEAPNIRELALWLEAGYGIFPLNENHSLRNSPKLVFKEIPEFADSVEIVMWKKDDPNPAIAPFLEQFEDM; encoded by the coding sequence ATGCAACAAATTCATGAATTCATGCGGGAAATGATGGTTTCTTGTGATACACTGTTAATGAAAGCACAGCATGAAATGGACAAGGAACGGAGGGATCTTTTGAATTTTTCGCAGATCAAATGTTTTTTGGCGGCGGCCGAATATCTGAGTTTCACCAAGGCGGCCAAACGACTGTATTTGTCCCAACCTGTGGTGAGTCGTCAAATCGCCGCCATGGAAGAAGCATTGGGTATGGAGTTGTTTTATCGGGAAAAGAAAAGCCTGCGTTTGACGCCGGCTGGAACCGTGATGGCGGAAGGTCTGGAACAATTGGCGGGAGATTACCAGGTCCTTGTTGAAAAAGCCAATGCCGCCCATCAGGGATTTGCAGGCCAGTTGAACATCGGCATGATCGAAGGCCAGCAGGTATGTCCGCCCTATTCCGATGCCCTGACCAAATTCAGTCGATTTCACCCGGATATTCGGGTATTTTTGTCTGGGCACACCATGGCAGAATTGAGTCGAGCCCTTGCCGGAGGAGAGATCGATGTGGCTTTTGGTGCATCTTTCAATCTGGAGGATGAAGAGGGACTGGAACACCTGGTGGTGGGTAAGGCATCCACCAGATTGGTGATCCCCAAAGACCATCCCTTGGCAAACAAGCAGAATGTTCGCTTGTCGGATTTTAAGGAAGATACCTTTCTTACCTTGCCGGAGAAGGAATCGCCCTATATTTCCCGATTCGCACAATACGTGGGGGAATTGGGGAATTTCAAACCAAAGACCCTGGAAGCCCCAAATATTCGGGAGTTGGCCTTGTGGCTGGAAGCCGGCTATGGTATTTTTCCGCTGAATGAAAATCATTCTCTGCGAAACAGTCCCAAGCTGGTTTTCAAAGAGATCCCGGAATTTGCGGACAGCGTGGAGATCGTCATGTGGAAAAAAGATGATCCGAATCCGGCCATTGCACCTTTTCTGGAGCAATTTGAAGACATGTAA